AATTCTTCTGCCTTGGAGAGGAGACCCAGTTTCTCAATTGTGGACAGAGAGAGCCCCAGCTTCTCTGCGGCTGATAGAAGGCCAGCTTTCTCTGCTTTGGTCAAGAGCTTCAGCTGCTCCACCCTTGTTAATAGCTTCACCGGCGGCGAAGATGGTAGGGGGCCGTTCCGGGGGCCTTCCTGGCCCAACGGGAAGACCGTCTGAGCCTGCATTACATTGAAGTGGTGGAGCATTTGAGGACAATTCTTAGAAAATAATTGTACAGTGCATGTAGAGGAGATCGGAAATGACCCCAATTTGAAATTTTGTTAGATGAACAAAACCCAATACAATTTTATATCCTATTTTGTATCGAATCTCATAATTCCAAGTTCATGCTCTGGGTTAAAAAATTATGcctcaaacaaaaaaataaaataaaaatcagattACAGTTTTGGATGAGAGGTATTACATGCACATCCAGAGAAACAAAGGAACtataaaataatttcaaattaaaaaaaaaaaaaacaacaaaaaaaaaaaggggacaGAGCATGGTTTGCAGATAGAATTGTTAAGGTATAAACTGAATCTTTTTTCAAaggtaagaagaagaagaagaagaagaagaagtgaatTGACCTTTTTAGACGAAATGGTTTTGGTAGGAGATGAGGTGGGCTTCTGGGCGGCCATGGATTGAATGAGAAGGGGAGAGAAAGTGGCAGCGGCGAGGTAGTGTCCTCTTGCTTTTGTTCTTTTGGGAGAAGAGCTGATGAATGGGACTCCCCCTCTGCTTCCACAAACTGCCCTGCCTGTGCCTTCCATTCTCATAATCTCTCTCTCTGTTAATTCTCAAGTTGGGTTCTGCTGGGTTTGTTTGCTCGAAGGAGAAGAGGAGGGGGAGGGTCTGAAAAGCATTTCCCTGATGATGGGCGAGGGAGGGCAGACCCCGGACTGGCTGGTTGAGTGCCCACGTGTCAGTACATGGTTGGCTGGTAGCTCTTTGTCCACTGGGAAAAATGAGGAGTTGTTTGGATGTATACccatttataaaaatatatggtTCGAGATGactaagtatttatttatttatatgaataTTGGCTAAATATTTTGTATACCGAAGAAAATTACCTCCTGGGTAGATAGTATTTAGTAAGAGGCTACACAAACTCCTTCAATGGAAGTTAACTTTCACATAGAAAAGTggctttatttttcttttttcttttttgttttgtgGTCTTATTAGAGGCTTTTAAGCTATATAAGGAAAGATAGCAGACCTCACATCCCATACTCTTTTTCATCCCTTTCATGATTTGAACCCGGGAAGTTAGAAATATGACAGTTAATTACTAGGATGTCTCCTAAAAAACACCTCCTTGTCATTTCTATTTATTGAAAAAGACAActaggttatgtttggtttgtggaatgtcTATtcttaaaaatagaataaattagttacaattagttatataagaaaCTATATTGTTACTATAAAACAAATAAGAATGTGAAACACTTTATCAGTCCATAACAAGGAATGACTCTTTCTAAATTTTGTCGTAGGGGCGTctattcatattttattatatattgaatgaaattattagaaatatataaataataaatattctcttaatttataatatttaaatccaTATTCTATCTCTTTTTAATAAATAGCTATTCTGTTTAACCAAACAAGC
The Malania oleifera isolate guangnan ecotype guangnan chromosome 13, ASM2987363v1, whole genome shotgun sequence DNA segment above includes these coding regions:
- the LOC131146979 gene encoding uncharacterized protein LOC131146979 — encoded protein: MRMEGTGRAVCGSRGGVPFISSSPKRTKARGHYLAAATFSPLLIQSMAAQKPTSSPTKTISSKKAQTVFPLGQEGPRNGPLPSSPPVKLLTRVEQLKLLTKAEKAGLLSAAEKLGLSLSTIEKLGLLSKAEELGILSASTDPGTPGALLSLSLGLLIMGPCCVYLVPEDYPWEIVLQVAVALICVVGGSAAFAASNFVSNLQRSR